The proteins below come from a single Candidatus Eisenbacteria bacterium genomic window:
- a CDS encoding formamidopyrimidine-DNA glycosylase, with product MPELPDVVVYVEHLQRRLIGARLERVRVRSLNLLRTADPPLEACDGRAVTGVTRLGKRIVLALEREWFLAIHLMISGRFRWRDAAATPVAIPGKVGLAAFDFDRGTLLLTEASSHQRAALHVLAGTPELRALDPGGLEPLEASREEFALRLRLEDHTLKRALTDPRLFSGIGNSYSDEILHRARLSPLRRTARLDDATIETLWNATREVLTEWTERLRSQSGDRFPEKVTAFRPEMAVHGRFKLPCPVCGAPVQRIVYAEHETNYCARCQTGGRLLADRALSRLLKRDWPRSLEELEESRRPD from the coding sequence ATGCCAGAACTTCCGGACGTCGTCGTCTACGTCGAGCACCTGCAGCGGCGATTGATCGGCGCGCGGCTCGAGCGGGTACGGGTGCGCAGCCTGAACCTGTTGCGCACCGCCGATCCTCCGCTCGAAGCGTGTGACGGCCGCGCGGTCACGGGTGTGACGCGGCTCGGCAAGCGAATCGTGCTCGCACTCGAGCGCGAGTGGTTCCTCGCGATCCATCTCATGATCTCGGGGCGCTTCCGCTGGCGTGACGCCGCGGCGACGCCGGTCGCGATTCCCGGCAAGGTGGGGCTCGCCGCATTCGACTTCGATCGCGGCACCTTGCTCCTGACCGAGGCTTCGAGCCATCAGCGCGCCGCGCTGCACGTGCTCGCCGGAACCCCGGAACTTCGCGCGCTCGACCCGGGCGGCCTCGAGCCGCTCGAGGCGAGCCGTGAAGAGTTCGCGCTGCGGCTCAGACTCGAGGACCACACGCTCAAGCGCGCGCTCACCGATCCGCGTCTGTTCAGCGGGATCGGCAACTCGTATTCGGACGAGATCCTGCACCGCGCGCGGCTCTCGCCGTTGCGCCGCACCGCGCGACTGGACGACGCAACGATCGAGACGCTATGGAACGCAACCCGCGAGGTGCTGACCGAGTGGACCGAGCGGCTGCGATCGCAGAGCGGCGATCGGTTCCCCGAGAAGGTCACCGCGTTTCGCCCCGAGATGGCGGTGCACGGCCGTTTCAAGCTGCCGTGTCCGGTGTGCGGGGCGCCGGTGCAGCGCATCGTCTACGCCGAACACGAGACGAACTATTGCGCGCGCTGCCAGACCGGAGGGCGTCTGCTCGCGGATCGCGCGCTGTCGCGACTGCTCAAACGCGACTGGCCCAGGTCGCTCGAGGAACTCGAAGAGTCGCGACGACCCGACTAG
- a CDS encoding thioredoxin family protein: protein MKSLIRLAAVAALATLTLTTLASDSSALAIGEVAPQTDVALQNVDGKSLTLANVAGKKGTLVVFTCNACPFAKAWESRVAKLGNQALGQGIGVIAINSNDPSVNAEDSYAQMQSRAKTLGLKFPYVVDAHSNLARAFGATRTPEVFLFDAAGKLVYHGAIDDNSRDAKAVKEPYLRNAVAAVASNKAVTLAETKSIGCSIKFHEKSSD from the coding sequence ATGAAGTCTCTGATTCGTCTGGCGGCTGTGGCCGCGCTCGCCACGCTCACGTTGACGACCCTGGCATCCGATTCGAGCGCGCTCGCGATCGGCGAGGTCGCCCCGCAGACCGACGTCGCACTGCAGAACGTCGACGGCAAGTCGCTGACCCTCGCAAACGTCGCCGGCAAGAAGGGCACGCTGGTGGTGTTCACCTGCAACGCATGTCCGTTCGCCAAGGCGTGGGAGTCGCGGGTCGCCAAGCTCGGCAATCAGGCGCTCGGCCAGGGCATCGGAGTGATCGCGATCAACTCGAACGACCCGTCCGTGAACGCCGAGGACAGCTACGCGCAGATGCAGTCCCGCGCGAAGACGCTCGGACTCAAGTTTCCGTACGTGGTGGACGCCCACTCGAACCTCGCACGGGCGTTCGGTGCGACGCGCACGCCTGAAGTGTTCCTGTTCGATGCCGCGGGCAAGCTCGTCTATCACGGCGCGATCGACGACAACTCGCGTGACGCCAAGGCCGTGAAGGAACCCTATCTGCGCAATGCGGTGGCCGCGGTGGCTTCGAACAAGGCCGTGACGCTGGCCGAGACCAAGTCGATCGGTTGCAGCATCAAGTTCCACGAGAAGAGCTCGGACTAG
- a CDS encoding TlpA family protein disulfide reductase yields the protein MRHITSLVRLAGGLTLAGVALIAGCSASPERAGHDASEHSDSTLAAAADSIGPALERVTAAELRARARAAGGRATLVNLWATWCAPCREEFPDIVRLAAAHRDRGLRVLFVSADFDDQAPQVRAFLAQHHAPEPWLLKTGDDQAFINGIDGRWSGALPATLVLDAQGNVTAFWEGRADYARFEQAVLPLLASSPAIPGGTP from the coding sequence ATGCGACACATCACCTCACTCGTGCGGCTCGCCGGCGGCCTGACGCTCGCCGGCGTCGCGCTGATCGCGGGCTGCTCGGCCTCGCCGGAGCGGGCCGGTCACGATGCGTCGGAACACTCGGACTCGACGCTCGCGGCCGCCGCGGACTCGATCGGGCCGGCGCTCGAGCGTGTGACCGCGGCCGAACTTCGCGCGCGAGCGCGAGCGGCCGGTGGTCGCGCGACCCTCGTCAACCTGTGGGCCACGTGGTGCGCTCCGTGCCGCGAGGAGTTCCCCGACATCGTGCGGCTCGCCGCAGCGCATCGCGATCGCGGCCTGCGCGTGTTGTTCGTGTCCGCCGACTTCGACGACCAGGCTCCGCAGGTGCGTGCGTTTCTCGCGCAGCATCATGCGCCTGAACCGTGGCTGCTCAAGACCGGCGACGATCAAGCATTCATCAACGGCATCGACGGACGTTGGAGTGGAGCGCTGCCCGCCACTCTGGTGCTCGATGCGCAAGGAAACGTCACCGCGTTCTGGGAAGGTCGCGCGGACTACGCGCGATTCGAACAGGCGGTGCTGCCATTGCTCGCTTCCTCACCCGCAATCCCCGGAGGCACTCCATGA